A region from the Leptospira venezuelensis genome encodes:
- a CDS encoding SpvB/TcaC N-terminal domain-containing protein, producing MSKIEKENIPLRINLLRVFLTSCCIFFLSSCYGGNGVNNLLSRVLNFSIGGLVQGTSFPSPGSAPSPEGSDLYSISTNYSAAIDDPESKANPLAGAIFISPPEPNNFGAVSLNYPIEITPGRAGMQPSLGLTYSSSGGDGWLGIGWNLGMGSIVRTPEYGALYYDARDSFSWNGKKLIKVSGDSSSENGTYRPEVVAEDFTILRLTNIENGGIWEVRDSSGKKSIYGQTSSSRIYDPNKITRTYSWNLSQVEDTNGNFIDIEYDTSEYSENRALYLKEIRYTGNSRSGVSAKQYVRFITKSRDDSYVSKIPGYVMKMNKLLDKIQVGYNGSKLWEYRMIYEISADSGRPKLISVDSDRNTTKPTFEYQTASRTLLWQNVANAFSSEPEDVPGDSQLFEGDFNGDGISDIVFFNSKTGNWKAAEGKPGGGYSFKTYANRYQGYDNVDKIRFFKGNVSGDYNGDGRADIAFYLPQTRDFIVAEHNGSIFQFKNYGRLMTGIPDIFRMEWFPGDYDGNGLSDAVLFDEPTGQWTLMLNKGGQFEFLKFSSKFKNLYRGDYNPDGNMDSQSTTDISTQGKGRINVNFLVGDYNGDGRTDISLYDARSGKWIVGENNRNPDTSSPIYFKFDWYIYKVFTAPEQRLFTQDRFSGDFDGDGFSDFLVFDRSSGDWILGQTGDRTINFRVWSKVPQFKEITKWLQGDFNGDGNTDIGFYSASDGKFWIGEATGNGFRYRIYSDMNYGPSAERVMKSPLPLDEVKISKDYAVIQTASDTKTILLDYAYDGNEYPNRGEFVFPGCFTVNDCSTSPELLIYNRKTAKFDIRIGASTTTGVFSDFNPEASGLRIANNGKTDRFTRNTKDEVLFYQESGISNSFSALRNASSTSFEKVSFASFSDSEVGNFYYDETTYLIDNFSSSSVKSVLIFDDQPIAGAGTGKLLLSGPTGNRILIPMGALTQTNLTNFFRLGTSGQNRLRRKDFSLFSGNFLGASDGTSQLIIVDRSTSTHTWYVGVVDALNSKITFTKLGLIGTPNLPLTASEFDSKIPAGITYGLYPESSGKSILLGKSIGDNSTFYKFKISGGTVTSSSYSAISAVFSGEFDNSGNPLVVQFDTKKIFDITKVASVPLPGSDLIKEVDRSDLFSKIYPFEWIQGDYNGDGITDIGIIHLGEPTWYYAMSTGSVPDIINRIKNGIGGIYDLEYDNSTKFDNTGGDGIPDLPASYRVCTKIIADDGFGNRIQKSYQYSGGVAFSAFINGKKETDYFGFTNFSMKDSLGASTVHTFHSMPYSDFLMNRALAGAEKEMHILGSDNQDYGKTLTSYDVKKMEVSPGVATYVAYSTKKESFLSGARTTTSTNLLTIDNYSITKKVESATDHYEDASHPSETIVNSFDFETDTNSNERRIKKSVSFQGSNTEKTSLMTYDSQGNLTKTVTSYTGSGLPATKTSILEYAYDTLGNKVLEKDSSSSPARGKEIVYDDDLRQFVKESTAFGGGIRFKTIYEIDYGNSFGNPTRVTDPNGNKTEYEYDSYGRITETSADTDSGTKTLATYNYNSNFPFSALTSMGTGTGDPDFSIRKYSDGLGRAVYQVKTASDGKFVRSGRIVYDSVGRVIRIGQPDWADGSEMDSFALHLEEKNPTYFEYDAIGRQTKTVLPQAAGETTASFTTTTYNGAFEVLVETSGGTRKKTIQNARGKSLFIEDSGTDGTSAQIGFCYDISENLVKKSDLNGVNLNCGDIATGINQKDLSGKNQTYWQYDAFGQLVKQSDPDLGITVNVYNAFGDLTKTTDARGYITQITYDSFGRMILKELHDGDVHYSYDSGYGSENALGKLVSVDSSSQFKTFSYDKLGRPKKETRTIKGIPLQDAGGPYETNYAYDLLGRVTTIDYPEHPVSHTRMKACYVYGSAGYIAGISVQVNTNGILPGFCSKTIVEGITYNEFGQTAGFNLGNGVQTDYTYDTKQRLIKIHSSGDVDGTTKVLQDAVYAFNENNNIIGITNTASEYNTNYTYDYDGLNRLVNASGTYTESADNYTKNFRQSFDYAQNGNLLKKRRHDFAGGQVLDEWAYQYQNHQVLKIDSTLTGLSSMQMGYDAVGNMITQDDNSKDLKKQIHFDSENRINFVEDKDGAEVGRYWYDEGGFRVRKTALVPKGAVIKQQEIFYPSKFYGLEYVEEDNTLQSINNIYLNGVRIAALNEEGVAAYFLTDQVDSVGQILDENAHTISHMQYEPYGETFVQRGNQDFSPKYNSQELDKETNFYFYNARYYDPQIARFASADSVIDGARSTQGWNRFSYVAGNPILYKDPTGHEGLSPGQLHYFGTGFRGLRKEIYVPTVRKMEAEDKGEYRWFAGPGTLAPYAIYASADLLEGDYTKFATRTAVDVPFAITSLALLEAGPAYSVVTSGTNATVVNGTRLVLTSPGVKGFLKQSIGNLLKAFGSAPPEAKKQIANKVAERLIYGNIGRDLTNFATGAGVTRGFYDFFIDGPFSPNPPESPWSTAGLGASETVKDMLDKYDQWKEASKNKVTPNATKSNKKRIK from the coding sequence ATGTCAAAAATCGAAAAAGAGAATATTCCATTGAGAATAAATCTTTTACGGGTTTTTCTCACGTCTTGCTGCATCTTCTTTCTTTCTTCCTGTTATGGAGGAAACGGAGTAAATAATTTACTTTCCCGAGTTCTTAATTTCTCGATTGGAGGATTGGTGCAAGGGACTTCCTTTCCTTCTCCAGGTTCTGCTCCTTCTCCGGAAGGCAGTGATTTATATTCGATCTCTACAAATTATAGCGCAGCAATCGATGACCCTGAGAGTAAGGCAAATCCACTTGCGGGCGCGATTTTTATTTCTCCGCCTGAGCCTAATAATTTCGGAGCGGTTTCCTTAAATTATCCGATCGAAATAACTCCCGGAAGAGCGGGAATGCAACCAAGTCTTGGTTTAACATACTCTTCTTCAGGAGGAGACGGCTGGTTGGGAATAGGTTGGAATCTAGGTATGGGAAGTATCGTTCGAACTCCGGAATATGGTGCTTTGTATTACGATGCAAGAGATAGCTTTTCTTGGAATGGAAAGAAACTGATCAAAGTATCGGGTGATTCTTCGAGTGAGAATGGAACCTATCGTCCTGAAGTTGTAGCGGAAGATTTTACAATTCTACGACTTACGAATATCGAGAACGGTGGAATTTGGGAAGTAAGAGATTCCTCCGGTAAAAAATCCATATATGGTCAGACATCTTCCAGTAGAATTTACGATCCAAATAAAATTACCAGAACATATAGTTGGAATTTATCGCAAGTAGAAGATACAAACGGGAATTTTATTGATATAGAATATGATACTTCCGAGTATTCAGAAAATCGTGCTCTTTACTTAAAGGAAATTAGATATACAGGTAATTCACGTAGCGGTGTAAGTGCAAAACAATACGTTCGATTCATTACGAAAAGCAGAGACGATTCTTATGTGAGTAAGATACCAGGTTACGTCATGAAAATGAACAAGCTTCTGGATAAGATCCAAGTAGGATATAACGGAAGCAAACTTTGGGAATACCGGATGATTTACGAGATTTCCGCCGATTCTGGTCGCCCGAAACTTATAAGCGTAGACTCGGATCGAAATACTACCAAGCCCACATTCGAATATCAAACCGCATCCCGTACCTTGCTCTGGCAGAATGTCGCTAACGCCTTCTCTTCCGAGCCTGAAGATGTACCAGGAGATTCTCAATTATTCGAAGGAGATTTTAACGGAGATGGAATTTCCGATATTGTCTTTTTCAATTCTAAGACTGGAAATTGGAAGGCTGCAGAAGGAAAACCGGGTGGTGGATATTCATTTAAGACTTATGCGAATCGTTATCAAGGTTACGATAATGTGGATAAAATTCGTTTCTTTAAGGGAAATGTAAGCGGTGATTATAATGGGGATGGTAGGGCAGATATAGCTTTTTACCTTCCTCAAACACGTGACTTTATAGTAGCGGAGCATAATGGGAGTATCTTCCAATTTAAAAATTACGGCAGGCTGATGACCGGTATTCCAGATATTTTCAGAATGGAATGGTTTCCTGGTGACTATGATGGAAATGGACTTTCTGATGCAGTCTTATTCGACGAGCCAACAGGTCAATGGACTCTCATGCTCAATAAAGGCGGCCAATTTGAATTCTTAAAGTTCTCTAGTAAGTTTAAGAATTTGTATCGAGGAGATTACAATCCTGACGGTAATATGGATAGCCAATCCACTACGGATATTTCCACACAAGGAAAAGGTAGAATTAACGTTAACTTTCTTGTGGGAGATTATAACGGAGACGGAAGAACTGATATTTCTCTCTATGATGCACGTTCCGGAAAGTGGATCGTAGGAGAAAATAATAGGAACCCAGATACATCTAGTCCTATCTATTTCAAATTTGATTGGTACATATATAAGGTATTTACAGCTCCTGAGCAACGTTTGTTTACACAGGATCGTTTTTCTGGGGATTTCGACGGAGATGGTTTTTCAGACTTTCTAGTATTCGATAGATCCAGCGGTGATTGGATTTTAGGACAAACAGGAGATCGTACGATCAATTTCAGGGTTTGGTCCAAGGTTCCTCAATTCAAAGAGATCACCAAATGGTTGCAAGGCGACTTTAATGGAGATGGAAACACAGATATCGGTTTTTACTCCGCAAGTGATGGCAAGTTTTGGATAGGTGAGGCGACCGGAAATGGTTTCCGTTACCGCATTTATAGTGATATGAATTATGGGCCATCCGCAGAGAGAGTAATGAAATCTCCTCTACCTTTGGATGAAGTGAAGATCAGCAAAGATTATGCAGTTATTCAGACAGCTTCGGATACCAAGACAATTTTATTAGACTATGCGTATGACGGTAATGAATATCCGAACAGAGGGGAATTTGTATTTCCAGGTTGTTTTACGGTAAACGATTGTTCTACTTCTCCTGAACTTTTAATTTATAATAGAAAAACTGCAAAATTTGATATTAGGATCGGTGCTTCAACTACGACGGGGGTATTCTCCGACTTTAATCCGGAAGCTTCTGGATTAAGGATTGCTAATAATGGAAAAACGGACCGATTCACAAGAAATACAAAAGACGAAGTTTTGTTTTATCAAGAATCAGGAATTAGCAACTCCTTCTCGGCTCTTCGAAATGCTTCTTCTACTTCCTTTGAGAAAGTAAGTTTCGCTTCTTTCTCCGATTCAGAAGTCGGAAATTTTTATTACGACGAAACAACCTATCTCATAGATAATTTTTCCAGTTCGAGTGTGAAGTCCGTTCTGATCTTTGATGATCAACCGATAGCTGGCGCAGGCACAGGTAAGCTCTTATTAAGTGGGCCAACGGGAAATCGGATTCTTATTCCTATGGGAGCTCTCACCCAAACAAATTTAACAAACTTTTTCAGATTAGGAACAAGTGGCCAGAATCGATTAAGAAGAAAAGATTTCAGTCTTTTCTCGGGAAATTTCCTAGGAGCGAGTGACGGAACTTCTCAATTAATTATAGTAGATCGTTCAACTTCTACTCATACTTGGTATGTCGGTGTTGTAGATGCTCTAAATTCTAAAATAACTTTTACTAAACTAGGATTAATCGGAACACCGAATCTTCCTCTTACAGCTTCTGAATTCGATTCTAAAATTCCTGCTGGAATTACATATGGGTTGTATCCAGAATCTTCGGGTAAATCTATTTTACTCGGAAAATCGATCGGAGATAATTCTACTTTCTATAAATTCAAAATTTCCGGTGGAACTGTAACCTCATCTTCTTATTCCGCCATTTCTGCCGTCTTTAGTGGAGAATTTGATAATAGCGGAAATCCTCTCGTCGTTCAGTTTGATACAAAAAAGATTTTCGATATTACAAAAGTTGCATCTGTCCCTTTACCTGGTTCAGATTTGATAAAAGAAGTAGATCGTTCGGATTTATTTTCCAAGATCTATCCTTTCGAATGGATCCAAGGAGATTATAATGGGGACGGAATTACTGATATAGGAATCATTCATTTAGGTGAACCTACATGGTATTATGCCATGTCCACCGGTTCTGTTCCTGATATTATCAATCGTATCAAAAATGGGATTGGCGGTATTTATGATTTGGAATACGATAATTCGACTAAATTTGATAATACGGGCGGAGACGGAATCCCGGATTTGCCTGCTTCTTATAGAGTTTGCACCAAAATTATCGCGGATGATGGGTTTGGGAATCGGATCCAGAAATCTTACCAGTACAGTGGCGGAGTTGCCTTCTCTGCATTTATAAACGGCAAAAAAGAGACTGACTATTTTGGCTTCACGAACTTTTCGATGAAGGACAGTCTTGGTGCGAGCACCGTTCACACTTTTCATAGTATGCCATATTCTGATTTCTTAATGAATCGTGCCTTGGCGGGTGCAGAAAAAGAAATGCATATCCTCGGATCTGATAATCAGGATTATGGAAAGACACTGACTTCCTATGATGTTAAAAAAATGGAGGTTTCTCCCGGAGTTGCAACGTATGTTGCCTATTCTACTAAGAAGGAAAGTTTCCTATCCGGAGCAAGAACAACTACAAGCACTAACCTTCTAACTATAGACAATTATAGTATTACTAAGAAAGTAGAAAGCGCAACTGACCATTATGAAGACGCTTCTCATCCTTCCGAAACAATCGTAAATTCTTTCGATTTCGAGACAGATACGAATAGTAATGAGCGTAGAATTAAGAAGTCCGTTTCTTTTCAAGGGAGTAATACCGAAAAAACTTCCCTAATGACTTACGACTCACAAGGAAATCTAACAAAAACAGTAACATCCTATACTGGAAGTGGCTTACCTGCGACTAAGACTTCCATTTTAGAATATGCATATGATACTCTTGGTAATAAGGTCTTAGAAAAAGATTCTAGTTCTTCTCCCGCTAGAGGAAAGGAAATTGTTTATGACGACGATCTTAGACAATTCGTGAAAGAATCGACTGCATTCGGAGGAGGAATTCGTTTCAAGACCATATATGAGATCGATTACGGGAATTCTTTCGGAAACCCTACCCGAGTAACTGATCCTAACGGTAATAAGACGGAGTATGAATATGATTCATACGGCAGGATTACTGAAACAAGTGCCGATACAGATTCCGGAACTAAAACACTCGCTACTTATAATTATAACTCTAATTTTCCTTTCAGTGCTTTGACTAGCATGGGCACCGGAACTGGGGATCCGGACTTTTCTATTCGCAAATATTCGGATGGGTTGGGAAGAGCCGTCTACCAGGTTAAAACTGCTTCCGATGGGAAATTCGTCCGTTCGGGAAGGATCGTTTATGATTCAGTCGGAAGGGTAATTCGTATTGGACAACCTGATTGGGCAGACGGTTCTGAGATGGATAGTTTTGCTCTTCATTTGGAAGAGAAGAATCCAACTTATTTCGAATACGATGCAATCGGAAGACAAACTAAAACTGTTCTGCCGCAAGCGGCAGGGGAGACAACTGCTAGTTTTACAACTACAACTTATAATGGCGCTTTCGAAGTCCTTGTAGAAACAAGCGGAGGAACGAGAAAGAAAACAATACAGAATGCACGTGGAAAGAGTCTGTTTATCGAAGATTCCGGAACCGATGGGACGAGCGCCCAAATTGGTTTCTGTTATGATATTTCCGAGAATCTAGTCAAAAAATCTGACCTAAACGGAGTGAATCTAAATTGCGGAGATATCGCCACCGGGATCAACCAAAAAGATCTATCTGGAAAAAACCAAACATATTGGCAATACGATGCTTTCGGCCAGTTGGTTAAACAAAGCGATCCTGATTTAGGAATTACTGTAAATGTGTATAATGCTTTTGGGGATCTAACCAAGACCACCGATGCCAGAGGCTATATCACTCAAATCACTTACGACTCTTTCGGTCGGATGATTCTTAAAGAATTGCATGATGGCGATGTCCACTACTCCTATGATTCCGGATACGGAAGTGAGAACGCTTTAGGGAAACTCGTCTCAGTTGATAGTTCTTCTCAATTTAAAACTTTCAGTTATGATAAATTAGGAAGACCGAAAAAAGAAACTAGGACCATCAAAGGAATTCCTTTGCAAGATGCAGGTGGTCCATATGAAACGAATTATGCTTACGATCTATTAGGAAGAGTAACGACAATCGACTATCCGGAACATCCGGTCAGCCATACTAGAATGAAAGCCTGCTACGTTTATGGTAGTGCAGGATATATCGCAGGGATTTCTGTACAAGTAAATACTAACGGAATTTTACCGGGCTTCTGCAGCAAAACAATTGTAGAGGGGATTACTTACAATGAATTCGGCCAAACTGCCGGTTTCAATTTAGGAAACGGAGTTCAAACCGATTATACATATGATACAAAACAGAGATTAATAAAAATTCACTCTTCTGGAGATGTGGACGGAACTACTAAGGTTCTACAAGATGCAGTCTACGCATTTAACGAGAATAATAATATTATAGGTATTACAAATACTGCTTCCGAGTATAATACCAATTACACCTACGATTACGACGGATTGAATAGGCTTGTAAATGCAAGCGGGACTTATACAGAATCTGCGGACAATTATACTAAAAACTTCCGCCAATCTTTTGATTATGCCCAAAACGGAAATTTACTAAAGAAAAGACGTCATGATTTTGCAGGCGGTCAAGTTCTCGATGAATGGGCTTATCAATACCAAAATCACCAAGTTCTGAAAATTGATTCTACTCTAACCGGACTAAGTTCCATGCAAATGGGATACGATGCAGTCGGGAACATGATTACCCAGGATGATAACTCCAAGGATCTCAAAAAGCAGATCCATTTCGATTCTGAAAATCGGATTAACTTCGTAGAGGATAAGGATGGAGCTGAGGTAGGAAGATACTGGTATGACGAGGGTGGCTTCCGGGTTCGTAAAACTGCTCTTGTTCCTAAAGGCGCCGTAATCAAACAGCAGGAAATTTTTTATCCAAGCAAGTTCTACGGTCTCGAATACGTAGAAGAAGATAATACTCTCCAAAGTATCAATAATATTTATCTAAACGGAGTCCGGATCGCTGCATTAAACGAGGAAGGTGTAGCTGCTTACTTCTTAACAGACCAAGTAGATTCCGTTGGTCAGATCCTGGACGAAAATGCGCATACAATTAGCCATATGCAATATGAGCCATATGGAGAAACGTTCGTTCAAAGAGGAAACCAAGATTTCAGTCCTAAATACAATTCTCAGGAACTGGATAAGGAAACAAATTTCTATTTTTATAATGCAAGATATTATGATCCGCAGATTGCAAGATTCGCGAGTGCGGATAGTGTAATTGATGGAGCGAGGAGCACTCAGGGTTGGAATAGGTTCTCGTATGTGGCAGGGAATCCGATTTTATATAAGGATCCAACTGGGCATGAGGGGCTTTCCCCAGGACAGTTACACTATTTTGGAACTGGATTTCGCGGTCTACGTAAGGAAATTTACGTCCCGACCGTTCGGAAAATGGAGGCAGAAGATAAAGGTGAATATAGGTGGTTCGCCGGGCCTGGTACATTGGCGCCTTATGCAATATATGCTAGCGCAGATCTCCTCGAAGGTGACTATACTAAATTTGCTACACGCACCGCTGTTGATGTTCCTTTTGCTATTACTAGCTTGGCTCTTTTAGAAGCTGGACCAGCATATTCAGTCGTTACTTCAGGAACGAATGCTACTGTCGTAAACGGAACTCGTTTGGTTTTGACCTCACCAGGGGTTAAAGGATTCTTGAAGCAAAGTATCGGAAATTTACTAAAAGCTTTCGGTTCTGCTCCTCCAGAAGCCAAAAAGCAAATTGCAAATAAAGTTGCTGAACGCTTAATATATGGTAATATTGGGAGAGATTTGACAAATTTTGCAACGGGTGCAGGAGTTACTAGAGGATTTTATGACTTCTTTATAGATGGGCCGTTTAGTCCAAATCCACCGGAATCTCCATGGTCGACTGCTGGATTAGGTGCAAGTGAAACAGTAAAGGATATGTTGGATAAATACGACCAGTGGAAAGAAGCTTCGAAGAATAAGGTAACCCCAAATGCAACGAAATCGAATAAGAAAAGAATTAAGTAG